The Actinomycetota bacterium DNA segment CAACGGGTTCGAGCTCCGGCGGATCACCCTCCCCCTCGTCTCCCCGTTCCGCACCTCGTTCGGCACCCAGACCTCCCGCGACGTGCTGCTCGTGCGGGCCGACACCCCCGACGCCGAAGGCTGGGGCGAGTGCGTGGCGATGTCGGAGCCGCTGTACTCCTCGGAGTACGTGGAGGGAGCCGAGCACGTGATGCGCCACCACATGATCCCCAGGCTCCTGAGCGTCGACGACCTGACGGCGTCCGACGTAGCGGTGCGCCTGGCTCCCGTGCGCGGCCACCCGATGGCGAAGGCCGCCCTCGAGATGGCCGTCCTCGACGCCGAGCTGAAGGCGCACGGGGTGTCGTTCGCCGCACACCTGGGCGCGGTCCGGACCGAGGTCGACTCGGGCGTGTCCGTGGGGATCATGGATTCGATCGACGCGCTGCTGGCTGCCGTCTCCGGCTACCTCGAGGCCGGGTACATGCGGATAAAGCTGAAGATCGAGCCGGGGTGGGACGTCGAACCGGTCCGGGCGGTCCGCGAGACTTGGCCCGGCGTCCTGCTCCAGGTCGATGCGAACGCCGCCTACACGCTCGCCGACGCGCGCCACCTGGCCCGACTCGACCCCTACGACCTGATCCTCATCGAGCAGCCCCTCCCCGAGGACGAGATGCGGGCGCACGCCGAGCTCGCGCGGGTGGTCCGGACCCCCATCTGCCTGGACGAGTCGATCACCTCGGCGCGCGCGGCCGCCGACGCCATCGCCCTGGGTGCCTGCTCGATCGTGAACATAAAGCCCGGGCGGGTCGGGGGCTACCTGGAGGCGCGGAGGGTGCACGACGTCTGCGCGTCACACGGTCTGCCCGTCTGGTGCGGAGGCATGCTCGAGACGGGGATCGGACGCGCCGCCAACGTGGCCCTCGCCGCGCTGCCGAACTTCACGCTGCCGGGGGACACGTCGGCGTCGGACCGCTACTACCACGCCGACATCACGCCGCCGTTCGAGCTGCGTGAGGGCCGGCTGAGGGTGCCGCGGGGGCCGGGGATCGGGGTGGACGTGCTGCGCGATGCGCTGGACGACGTCACGACGCGCACCGAGTTCGTCGCGCCGTGACGCG contains these protein-coding regions:
- the menC gene encoding o-succinylbenzoate synthase; translation: MKVNGFELRRITLPLVSPFRTSFGTQTSRDVLLVRADTPDAEGWGECVAMSEPLYSSEYVEGAEHVMRHHMIPRLLSVDDLTASDVAVRLAPVRGHPMAKAALEMAVLDAELKAHGVSFAAHLGAVRTEVDSGVSVGIMDSIDALLAAVSGYLEAGYMRIKLKIEPGWDVEPVRAVRETWPGVLLQVDANAAYTLADARHLARLDPYDLILIEQPLPEDEMRAHAELARVVRTPICLDESITSARAAADAIALGACSIVNIKPGRVGGYLEARRVHDVCASHGLPVWCGGMLETGIGRAANVALAALPNFTLPGDTSASDRYYHADITPPFELREGRLRVPRGPGIGVDVLRDALDDVTTRTEFVAP